The following proteins are co-located in the Melanotaenia boesemani isolate fMelBoe1 chromosome 5, fMelBoe1.pri, whole genome shotgun sequence genome:
- the LOC121640183 gene encoding PWWP domain-containing DNA repair factor 3A-like isoform X3 — MSMPVQERAQQAEQKRILASELLLTFITQDECLRQHLQAVIAGKLTPSWASKGRVRIFLEKEDQLDRVMSFLASLLEAQGTKCHDQVAFVMDVLLPEATLHAIAGVHAVSLHRATEIYECGLQYDYSEKQLFAHYASKNMSKEAEQKMLTYKEQLQRALESKDFVQML; from the exons ATGTCAATGCCCGTTCAG GAACGAGCTCAGCAAGCTGAACAGAAGCGAATCCTTGCCAGTGAGCTTCTGTTAACATTTATCACTCAGGATGAATGCCTCCGACAACACCTCCAA GCAGTCATCGCAGGAAAACTCACACCGTCCTGGGCATCAAAGGGAAGAGTGAGAATTTTCCTCGAGAAAGAAGACCAGCTTGACAGAGTGATGAGCTTCTTGGCCAGTCTGTTGGAAGCACAGGGAACCAAATGTCATGATCAAGTGGCATTTGTTATGGACGTGCTTCTGCCAGAG GCAACACTCCATGCTATTGCTGGTGTACATGCTGTTTCCCTGCACAGGGCCACAGAAATCTATGAATGTGGACTGCAATATGACTACAG TGAGAAACAGCTGTTTGCACATTATGCATCAAAAAACATGAGCAAGGAGGCAGAGCAGAAAATGCTGACATACAAAGAACAACTCCAAAGAGCACTCGAGTCCAAGGACTTTGTGCAGATGCTTTAG
- the LOC121640183 gene encoding PWWP domain-containing DNA repair factor 3A-like isoform X1, with the protein MALARSSLNWEWTLFSVQCAKRLGHTMHLFHIYKATRFLWLNMEERAQQAEQKRILASELLLTFITQDECLRQHLQAVIAGKLTPSWASKGRVRIFLEKEDQLDRVMSFLASLLEAQGTKCHDQVAFVMDVLLPEATLHAIAGVHAVSLHRATEIYECGLQYDYSEKQLFAHYASKNMSKEAEQKMLTYKEQLQRALESKDFVQML; encoded by the exons ATGGCACTTGCCCGGAGCTCGTTAAATTGGGAGTGGACACTTTTCAGTGTCCAATGTGCCAAAAGGTTGGGCCATACCATGCACTTGTTCCACATTTACAAGGCCACCAGATTTCTGTGGTTAAATATGGAG GAACGAGCTCAGCAAGCTGAACAGAAGCGAATCCTTGCCAGTGAGCTTCTGTTAACATTTATCACTCAGGATGAATGCCTCCGACAACACCTCCAA GCAGTCATCGCAGGAAAACTCACACCGTCCTGGGCATCAAAGGGAAGAGTGAGAATTTTCCTCGAGAAAGAAGACCAGCTTGACAGAGTGATGAGCTTCTTGGCCAGTCTGTTGGAAGCACAGGGAACCAAATGTCATGATCAAGTGGCATTTGTTATGGACGTGCTTCTGCCAGAG GCAACACTCCATGCTATTGCTGGTGTACATGCTGTTTCCCTGCACAGGGCCACAGAAATCTATGAATGTGGACTGCAATATGACTACAG TGAGAAACAGCTGTTTGCACATTATGCATCAAAAAACATGAGCAAGGAGGCAGAGCAGAAAATGCTGACATACAAAGAACAACTCCAAAGAGCACTCGAGTCCAAGGACTTTGTGCAGATGCTTTAG
- the LOC121640183 gene encoding uncharacterized protein LOC121640183 isoform X2: MGASGWSGRWQISREGMFLLLTCTSPQHGSILETLIPCSISQGLAQQIVAGAWTEKTALDLKDVPKQTHGNDCGVFMIMYAWYFAMDACFDFGVDDMCLLRRWWCIVLLENFGLEGYGRKFAHFTDEGKATLRDNVPPVFRITRKRKLESPMNPQHTDPEIDHMYCKRPYSFPSREQVQVSEDRCMTTT; the protein is encoded by the exons ATGGGTGCCTCAGGTTGGTCAGGGAGATGGCAAATATCCAG GGAAGGGATGTTTTTGTTGCTGACCTGTACGTCACCCCAACATGGCTCGATCCTGGAAACACTGATCCCCTGCTCCATTTCCCA AGGTCTTGCACAGCAGATTGTTGCGGGAGCCTGGACAGAGAAGACTGCCCTGGATTTGAAG GATGTTCCTAAGCAGACACATGGCAATGACTGTGGTGTCTTCATGATAATG TATGCCTGGTACTTTGCCATGGATGCCTGCTTTGACTTCGGTGTT GATGACATGTGTCTCCTTAGAAGATGGTGGTGCATTGTTCTcttggagaactttgggctGGAAGG GTATGGAAGGAAGTTTGCTCATTTTACAGATGAAGGAAAGGCAACTCTTCGTGACAATGTACCACCTGTATTCAGGATCACACgcaaaagaaaacttgaaagCCCCATG AATCCACAGCACACTGACCCTGAAATTGATCACATGTACTGTAAGAGGCCTTACAGTTTTCCATCAAGAGAGCAGGTTCAAGTGAGTGAAGATCGGTGCATGACAACAACATAG
- the LOC121640179 gene encoding zinc finger BED domain-containing protein 4-like, with protein MLRVLSPFDQATRELSEEKRVSGSKVIPLMRMIHIELQRQASALTKPAAQELGANLRRRLTESICNMESLSVMTLATLLDPRFKTVGFFSPQRATEAVKRLKSECAAEMRSHEPDPAEEPSSSHGSEPSSGHNLWKPLDMEVEESRRTSNTTADSIVEVQRYLAESNTPRTQDLLQYWKNNQKTYPHLYQLALKYLCTPSSSVPCERVFSKAGELVSKRRNRLGAKTLQKLLILNKNV; from the exons ATGCTCAGGGTGCTCTCTCCTTTTGACCAAGCCACAAGAGAACTCTCTGAGGAAAAAAGAGTCTCGGGGTCAAAGGTTATTCCACTGATGAGAATGATCCACATTGAGCTTCAACGTCAAGCCTCAGCATTAACAAAACCAGCTGCTCAAGAACTGGGTGCAAATCTGAGAAGGCGGCTAACTGAGTCCATCTGCAACATGGAATCACTCAGTGTGATGACACTGGCAACACTGTTGGACCCCAGGTTTAAAACAGTTGGCTTCTTTAGTCCACAAAGAGCAACGGAAGCTGTTAAGAGGCTGAAGTCGGAGTGTGCTGCTGAAATGAGGAGCCATGAGCCTGACCCAGCAGAAGAACCGAGCTCTTCACATGGATCAGAACCCAGTTCAG GACACAATCTCTGGAAACCTCTGGATATGGAAGTTGAGGAGAGCCGGAGGACATCGAATACAACAGCAGATTCCATAGTTGAAGTCCAACGCTACTTGGCAGAAAGCAACACACCCAGAACACAAGACCTGTTGCAGTATTGGAAAAATAACCAGAAAACATATCCACACCTTTATCAACTGGCACTTAAATATTTATGCACACCGTCTTCATCTGTTCCCTGTGAACGAGTATTTTCTAAGGCAGGGGAACTGGTGTCCAAGAGGAGAAACCGCCTTGGAGCAAAGACACTTCAGAAACTTTTGATTctcaataaaaatgtatga